One window of Acidobacteriota bacterium genomic DNA carries:
- a CDS encoding DUF2255 family protein, with product MPSKRPLPSRVVAAIDRSRMLSIRAGLAHRFIGIWAVVVERRVFVRSWSLEPRSWYRTFLEDPIGAIQVGGRTLAIRAVRARGERMKDAVSRAYLEKYRRGSIAGGRRRRAASRRSARRTPWASGRGTTGARASRSATPAPSSSSRSRRRGRTGSARGSGAGWSRRGPRSPA from the coding sequence ATGCCCTCGAAGCGCCCGCTTCCTTCCCGCGTCGTCGCCGCGATCGACCGATCGAGGATGCTGTCGATCCGCGCCGGCCTTGCGCATCGCTTCATCGGGATCTGGGCGGTCGTGGTGGAGCGCCGCGTCTTCGTCCGCTCATGGAGCCTCGAGCCCCGGAGCTGGTACCGGACGTTTCTCGAGGATCCGATCGGGGCGATCCAGGTCGGCGGCCGCACCCTCGCGATCCGCGCCGTGCGCGCGCGCGGCGAGCGGATGAAGGACGCGGTCAGCCGCGCCTACCTCGAGAAGTACCGGCGGGGCTCGATCGCTGGTGGACGAAGACGTCGAGCGGCGAGCCGGCGATCGGCGCGACGTACGCCCTGGGCTTCGGGCCGGGGTACGACTGGCGCGCGCGCGTCGCGAAGTGCCACCCCGGCTCCGAGTTCGAGCTCGAGATCACGGCGGCGGGGCCGGACTGGATCGGCACGCGGGTCGGGTGCCGGCTGGAGCCGGAGGGGGCCTCGGTCACCCGCGTGA
- a CDS encoding FkbM family methyltransferase: MRQNLHLAWQAWRGRRAKERLGPHVGALLVTTVAGTFAMDPEDRGVGWILRRDGEYGREERERIGGRLDAGSRLLVVGAHVGSLVVPLSRLCLASVAIEANPATFRLLEISLALSGVTNCRALNVAAGDRDEALPFLASRANSGGSKRVPKERRFMYTYDAPRTIEVPSRRLDDLLPGESFDVVVMDIEGSEPFALSGMPRLLASARALVVEFVPHHLRHVSGVTVGEFVSRITPHFSKLTIPSKGIEVGAGGFRAALQGMFDRDEVDDGLIFEKERARA; this comes from the coding sequence GTGAGACAGAACCTCCACCTCGCGTGGCAGGCGTGGCGCGGGCGGCGCGCGAAGGAGAGGCTCGGCCCGCACGTCGGCGCGCTCCTCGTCACCACCGTCGCCGGGACCTTCGCCATGGATCCGGAGGACCGGGGGGTCGGCTGGATCCTGCGGCGCGACGGCGAGTACGGCCGCGAGGAGCGCGAGCGCATCGGAGGCCGCCTCGATGCGGGAAGCCGGCTCCTCGTCGTCGGCGCCCACGTCGGGTCGCTCGTCGTCCCCCTCTCCAGGCTCTGCCTCGCATCCGTCGCCATCGAGGCCAACCCCGCGACGTTCCGGCTTCTCGAGATCAGCCTGGCCCTGAGCGGCGTCACGAACTGCCGGGCGCTGAACGTCGCCGCCGGCGATCGAGACGAGGCTCTCCCCTTCCTCGCGAGCCGCGCGAACTCGGGGGGGAGCAAGCGAGTCCCGAAGGAGCGGCGGTTCATGTACACGTACGACGCCCCGAGGACGATCGAGGTCCCCTCGCGCCGGCTCGACGATCTCCTCCCGGGCGAATCGTTCGACGTCGTCGTCATGGACATCGAGGGGTCGGAGCCCTTCGCCCTCTCGGGGATGCCGCGCCTGCTCGCCTCGGCGCGGGCGCTGGTGGTCGAGTTCGTGCCGCACCACCTGCGGCACGTCAGCGGCGTCACCGTCGGGGAGTTCGTGTCGCGGATCACGCCTCACTTCTCGAAGCTGACGATCCCGTCGAAGGGGATCGAGGTCGGCGCCGGCGGCTTCCGCGCCGCGCTGCAGGGGATGTTCGACCGCGACGAGGTGGACGACGGCCTGATCTTCGAGAAGGAGCGGGCTCGCGCATGA
- a CDS encoding FtsX-like permease family protein, translated as QVLTGVASFIAERRHSGLLQVFGRLAPGATFEGAEAEMRTIAARLAREHPEENKGWSATVLPLTEAVLGPNDRAACARGAALALGIAALVLLIAGANVANILLARALDRRKEMAVRLALGASRIDIVRLLLLENFLVVAAGAGVALHLATWGRDLVLHAGWPALPPTLDVPIDARVFAFVVAVASAVGASFGLLPALQGSRPDLRAALAAGSGGAATRRGGTLRTALAAGQVALAAACLVAAGLFLESQLNAGRVDPGFERERMLVASFDLGLQGYDRDRAQAFQQRVVDEVSKIPGVTSAAVADRVNLIGGGMLTTAYLEGSPADGLVLRASTVGPGYFETMGTPIVAGRPFQRSDGEPGALGWAVVNETLAKKLWPGADAVGRRFRLANVDETWVVVGVAKDGRYDTFTEEPSPHLFMTTLQVPVTDLTLHVRTSADPAGLLEAVRREMRALDPTLPLRSVRTMPEVLDQAMWRQKLGTDFTIALAAVALGLAVLGVYGVMSCAVAERRREMGIRAALGARPADLLSLVIARGVRLTVAGLACGLTLAVAASRWLSGFLFGVEGVGAATLGATAFVLLAATLAASYFPAARAARSDPRETLRAE; from the coding sequence CAGGTCCTCACGGGGGTCGCGTCCTTCATCGCGGAGCGCCGGCACTCGGGGCTCCTCCAGGTCTTCGGCAGGCTCGCCCCCGGCGCGACCTTCGAGGGGGCGGAGGCCGAGATGAGAACGATCGCGGCGCGCCTCGCGCGGGAGCATCCGGAGGAGAACAAGGGGTGGAGCGCCACCGTCCTCCCGCTCACCGAGGCGGTCCTCGGCCCGAACGACCGCGCGGCGTGCGCGCGCGGGGCGGCGCTCGCGCTCGGCATCGCGGCGCTCGTGCTCCTCATCGCGGGGGCCAACGTCGCGAACATCCTCCTGGCGCGCGCGCTCGATCGCCGGAAGGAGATGGCCGTGCGCCTCGCTCTGGGGGCGAGCCGGATCGACATCGTCCGGCTCCTGCTCCTCGAGAACTTCCTCGTCGTCGCCGCCGGGGCCGGCGTCGCCCTCCACCTCGCGACGTGGGGGCGCGACCTCGTCCTCCACGCGGGATGGCCGGCGCTGCCGCCGACGCTCGACGTGCCGATCGACGCGCGCGTCTTCGCCTTCGTCGTCGCCGTGGCCTCGGCGGTCGGCGCCTCGTTCGGCCTCCTCCCGGCGCTCCAGGGATCGCGCCCCGACCTGCGCGCCGCGCTCGCCGCGGGCTCGGGCGGGGCGGCGACGCGACGCGGGGGGACCCTCCGCACCGCGCTCGCCGCGGGCCAGGTCGCTCTCGCCGCCGCGTGCCTCGTGGCCGCCGGGCTCTTCCTCGAGAGCCAGCTCAACGCGGGGCGCGTCGATCCCGGCTTCGAGCGCGAGAGGATGCTGGTCGCCTCCTTCGACCTCGGGCTCCAGGGATACGATCGCGATCGGGCCCAGGCCTTCCAACAGCGCGTCGTCGACGAGGTGTCGAAGATCCCGGGGGTGACGTCGGCCGCCGTCGCCGATCGGGTCAACCTCATCGGGGGCGGGATGCTGACCACGGCCTACCTCGAGGGGAGCCCGGCCGACGGCCTCGTCCTGCGCGCCAGCACCGTGGGCCCCGGATACTTCGAGACGATGGGGACGCCGATCGTCGCGGGGCGCCCCTTCCAGCGATCGGACGGCGAGCCGGGGGCGCTCGGCTGGGCGGTCGTCAACGAGACGCTCGCGAAGAAGCTCTGGCCCGGGGCGGACGCGGTCGGCAGGAGGTTCAGGCTCGCCAACGTCGACGAGACGTGGGTCGTCGTCGGCGTCGCGAAGGACGGCCGATACGACACCTTCACCGAGGAGCCCTCGCCCCACCTGTTCATGACGACGCTGCAGGTCCCGGTGACCGACCTGACGCTCCACGTGCGGACATCCGCCGACCCGGCGGGGCTCCTCGAGGCGGTGCGGCGCGAGATGCGCGCCCTCGACCCGACCCTCCCGCTCCGAAGCGTGAGGACGATGCCCGAGGTCCTCGATCAGGCGATGTGGCGCCAGAAGCTGGGGACCGACTTCACGATCGCCCTCGCCGCGGTCGCGCTCGGGCTCGCCGTCCTGGGCGTCTACGGCGTGATGTCGTGCGCCGTCGCCGAGCGCCGGCGCGAGATGGGGATACGGGCCGCCCTCGGCGCCCGCCCGGCGGACCTCCTCTCGCTCGTCATCGCGCGCGGCGTGAGGCTGACCGTCGCCGGGCTCGCCTGCGGATTGACCCTCGCGGTCGCCGCGTCGCGCTGGCTCTCGGGGTTCCTCTTCGGCGTGGAGGGAGTCGGCGCCGCGACGCTCGGGGCGACCGCTTTCGTCCTGCTGGCGGCGACGCTCGCGGCGTCGTATTTTCCTGCCGCCCGCGCCGCGAGGTCGGACCCTCGGGAGACGCTGCGGGCGGAGTGA